From a region of the Phaseolus vulgaris cultivar G19833 chromosome 6, P. vulgaris v2.0, whole genome shotgun sequence genome:
- the LOC137832634 gene encoding uncharacterized protein isoform X3, which yields MEPMIGTLLPPSSDPEQVCKAKYEDLQQRYSGNKNDVLRAWYEELRKTRVAELKRSLELSEDSIGSLESKLESLKGGKNEKRDGCDVDNGSGRPKLHVASHKLERVESSTKETSKDGLSAGSFTHETGANVPVQDLDTDKPEVLHSTKQLKVLNVDKLAYTIYEGEGGSFKKRRGKRKRKDCGKNNTKEASISESVLLDSVDVMSWCKESSTSNYSEVAKSCGVNHQNRNLKKGRVEDMMKILDSIFETKCASAFRRRLDSQKRGRYKKMIRQHMDFDTIRSRISNQKIKSSVELFRDLLLLTNNALVFYSKTTREYKSALLLRDTVTKKVKENLKGTSNKATTQVTNVPIKLPMHNPHVKPRSIRSGSRKIVAKAGGGNNLVSGVSHGTKKPSKVDSPSSVESLSVKKKGFGRPKKVGRGTATQKPAIPMKGKKKVKSK from the exons ATGGAACCGATGATTGGAACATTGTTGCCACCGAGCTCCGACCCCGAACAG GTATGTAAAGCCAAATATGAAGATCTGCAACAACGATATTCTGGAAACAA GAATGACGTTCTCAGGGCTTGGTATGAGGAGCTGAGGAAGACCAGAGTAGCAGAGTTGAAGAGATCTCTAGAGCTATCTGAAGATTCAATTGG GTCTCTTGAATCTAAGCTTGAAAGCCTCAAGGGTGGTAAGAATGAGAAAAGAGATGGTTGTGATGTTGATAATGGATCAGGTCGTCCAAAGTTGCATGTAGCTTCACATAAATTAGAAAGAGTTGAATCTTCCACCAAAGAGACTTCAAAGGATGGACTATCTGCTGGGAGTTTCACACATGAAACTGGGGCAAATGTGCCTGTTCAAGATTTGGATACTGATAAGCCTGAGGTTTTACACTCCACAAAGCAGCTTAAAGTTTTGAATGTAGATAAGTTAGCATATACTATATACGAAGGAGAAGGGGGGAGTTTTAAGAAACGAAGAGGGAAGAGGAAAAGGAAGGATTGTGGCAAAAATAACACCAAGGAAGCAAGTATATCAGAAAGTGTTTTGTTAGATTCAGTTGATGTTATGTCATGGTGTAAAGAGAGTTCCACCAGTAACTACAGTGAAGTTGCCAAATCATGTGGTGTAAATCATCAAAATAGGAACTTGAAAAAGGGTAGGGTGGAAGACATGATGAAGATTTTGGATTCTATTTTTGAAACTAAATGTGCTTCTGCCTTTCGTCGTAGACTTGATAGTCAG AAGAGAGGGAGGTACAAGAAAATGATCAGACAACACATGGACTTTGACACCATAAGGTCAAGAATTAGCAaccaaaaaattaaatcaagtGTAGAACTTTTTCGAGACTTGCTCCTACTCACTAACAATGCTTTAGTATTCTACTCCAAGACCACTCGTGAGTACAAATCTGCTCTTCTACTAAGAGACACTGTGACCAAAAAAGTAAAGGAAAATTTGAAGGGCACGAGTAACAAAGCCACCACTCAAGTTACTAATGTGCCAATTAAATTACCTATGCATAATCCTCATGTGAAACCAAGAAGTATAAGATCTGGCAGTAGAAAAATAGTTGCAAAAGCAGGTGGTGGAAATAACTTAGTATCTGGAGTTTCACATGGTACAAAGAAACCTAGTAAAGTTGATTCTCCATCCTCAGTGGAATCCTTAAGCGTGAAGAAGAAAGGTTTTGGTCGACCAAAAAAGGTTGGACGAGGCACTGCAACTCAAAAGCCTGCAATACCAATGAAGGGAAAGAAAAAAGTTAAGAGCAAGTAA
- the LOC137832634 gene encoding uncharacterized protein isoform X1, giving the protein MGAETMKRWSTWEELLLGGAILRHGTDDWNIVATELRPRTGFPYTITPQVCKAKYEDLQQRYSGNKNDVLRAWYEELRKTRVAELKRSLELSEDSIGSLESKLESLKGGKNEKRDGCDVDNGSGRPKLHVASHKLERVESSTKETSKDGLSAGSFTHETGANVPVQDLDTDKPEVLHSTKQLKVLNVDKLAYTIYEGEGGSFKKRRGKRKRKDCGKNNTKEASISESVLLDSVDVMSWCKESSTSNYSEVAKSCGVNHQNRNLKKGRVEDMMKILDSIFETKCASAFRRRLDSQKRGRYKKMIRQHMDFDTIRSRISNQKIKSSVELFRDLLLLTNNALVFYSKTTREYKSALLLRDTVTKKVKENLKGTSNKATTQVTNVPIKLPMHNPHVKPRSIRSGSRKIVAKAGGGNNLVSGVSHGTKKPSKVDSPSSVESLSVKKKGFGRPKKVGRGTATQKPAIPMKGKKKVKSK; this is encoded by the exons ATGGGAGCAGAGACGATGAAGAGGTGGAGCACCTGGGAGGAGCTCCTCCTTGGTGGGGCCATTCTCCGTCATGGAACCGATGATTGGAACATTGTTGCCACCGAGCTCCGACCCCGAACAGGTTTTCCTTACACCATTACTCCTCAG GTATGTAAAGCCAAATATGAAGATCTGCAACAACGATATTCTGGAAACAA GAATGACGTTCTCAGGGCTTGGTATGAGGAGCTGAGGAAGACCAGAGTAGCAGAGTTGAAGAGATCTCTAGAGCTATCTGAAGATTCAATTGG GTCTCTTGAATCTAAGCTTGAAAGCCTCAAGGGTGGTAAGAATGAGAAAAGAGATGGTTGTGATGTTGATAATGGATCAGGTCGTCCAAAGTTGCATGTAGCTTCACATAAATTAGAAAGAGTTGAATCTTCCACCAAAGAGACTTCAAAGGATGGACTATCTGCTGGGAGTTTCACACATGAAACTGGGGCAAATGTGCCTGTTCAAGATTTGGATACTGATAAGCCTGAGGTTTTACACTCCACAAAGCAGCTTAAAGTTTTGAATGTAGATAAGTTAGCATATACTATATACGAAGGAGAAGGGGGGAGTTTTAAGAAACGAAGAGGGAAGAGGAAAAGGAAGGATTGTGGCAAAAATAACACCAAGGAAGCAAGTATATCAGAAAGTGTTTTGTTAGATTCAGTTGATGTTATGTCATGGTGTAAAGAGAGTTCCACCAGTAACTACAGTGAAGTTGCCAAATCATGTGGTGTAAATCATCAAAATAGGAACTTGAAAAAGGGTAGGGTGGAAGACATGATGAAGATTTTGGATTCTATTTTTGAAACTAAATGTGCTTCTGCCTTTCGTCGTAGACTTGATAGTCAG AAGAGAGGGAGGTACAAGAAAATGATCAGACAACACATGGACTTTGACACCATAAGGTCAAGAATTAGCAaccaaaaaattaaatcaagtGTAGAACTTTTTCGAGACTTGCTCCTACTCACTAACAATGCTTTAGTATTCTACTCCAAGACCACTCGTGAGTACAAATCTGCTCTTCTACTAAGAGACACTGTGACCAAAAAAGTAAAGGAAAATTTGAAGGGCACGAGTAACAAAGCCACCACTCAAGTTACTAATGTGCCAATTAAATTACCTATGCATAATCCTCATGTGAAACCAAGAAGTATAAGATCTGGCAGTAGAAAAATAGTTGCAAAAGCAGGTGGTGGAAATAACTTAGTATCTGGAGTTTCACATGGTACAAAGAAACCTAGTAAAGTTGATTCTCCATCCTCAGTGGAATCCTTAAGCGTGAAGAAGAAAGGTTTTGGTCGACCAAAAAAGGTTGGACGAGGCACTGCAACTCAAAAGCCTGCAATACCAATGAAGGGAAAGAAAAAAGTTAAGAGCAAGTAA
- the LOC137832632 gene encoding katanin p80 WD40 repeat-containing subunit B1 homolog KTN80.1-like yields MAKRGYKLQEFVAHSASVNCLNIGKKACRLFITGGDDHKVNLWTIGKPTSLMSLSGHTSPVESVAFDSAEVLVLGGASTGVIKLWDLEEAKMVRTVAGHRSNCTAVEFHPFGEFFASGSSDTNLKIWDIRKKGCIHTYKGHTQGISTIKFTPDGRWVVSGGLDNVVKVWDLTAGKLLHDFKFHEGPIRSIDFHPLEFLLATGSADRTVKFWDLETFELIGSARREASGVRSIAFHPDGRTLFTGHEDGLKVYSWEPVICHDTVDMGWTTLGDICIHDGKLLGCSFYRNSVGIWVADISLIDPYSADLDPKKNEVTEQKHDLQRSKLEKVEVNERPTSGLRSMFPDESKEIKNIYIDSSGGKPFTLPRSGSLSEKVDLPEEFKEICNLGTMKQSPATGVRVKSNEQAIKKSFIAPNIVPRDVPEGKISAKSEKETITFSKTKPGMLLKPAHVRRASTGRFDVDRFSEDMKSGTFCDPAIKLDSTKEPKFQTNLGPQNEVKESCEDKHPIKSVTDKFDKILSPSVFSEQKKCNESSPRKEESSPVKYVNGVAVVRGRTRSLVERFERREKIQIDEDQSNVFLPTINETREKVHNEDQIKASPASPPVTIVCERRERIPLIEDQKNLPSIPKTTIFGTDKSPDTLKVEPQISVGDSNSANEEKIIEGLMQTHDVTLSNLRSRLTKLQVVRHFWERNDIKGATTALRKLPDQSVQADVISVLVEKMEIFTMDLFSCLLPVLTGLLDSKMERHAKVSLDMLLKLVAVFGSTIRATVSAPPSVGVDLHQEERRECCNQCFMELQKIQMILPILIRRGGILARSALELNLVIQQS; encoded by the exons ATGGCAAAGCGTGGATACAAACTAC AGGAATTTGTGGCTCATTCAGCAAGCGTCAATTGTTTAAATATTGGAAAGAAGGCATGCCGTCTTTTCATTACTGGAGGTGATGATCACAAGGTCAATCTCTGGACAATTGGGAAGCCAACTTCATTAATG AGCTTGTCTGGTCATACTAGTCCAGTTGAATCTGTCGCATTTGACTCAGCAGAAGTGTTAGTGCTTGGTGGAGCATCAACAGGTGTGATAAAGCTTTGGGATTTGGAAGAAGCAAAGA TGGTTCGCACTGTTGCTGGACACAGGTCCAATTGTACTGCTGTTGAGTTTCATCCCTTCGGTGAATTTTTTGCATCTGGCTCCTCGGACACTAATCTAAAGATTTGGGACATAAGAAAAAAAGGATGTATTCATACGTACAAGGGTCATACCCAGGGCATCAGTACTATCAAATTTACTCCAGATGGTCGTTGGGTTGTTTCTGGTGGATTAGATAATGTTGTGAAG GTGTGGGATCTAACAGCTGGGAAGCTCTTGCACGACTTTAAGTTCCATGAAGGACCCATTAGATCAATAGATTTCCATCCGCTTGAGTTTCTCCTGGCCACAG GTTCTGCAGATAGAACAGTGAAATTCTGGGATTTAGAAACCTTTGAACTGATTGGATCTGCCAGACGTGAG GCTTCTGGGGTACGCTCAATAGCTTTTCATCCTGATGGAAGGACCTTATTCACTGGACATGAAGATGGTTTGAAG GTGTATTCATGGGAACCTGTTATATGCCATGATACTGTCGATATGGGATGGACAACACTTGGTGATATTTGTATTCACGATGGGAAACTTTTGGGGTGCTCATTCTACCGAAATTCTGTTGGAATCTGGGTTGCAGATATATCG CTTATTGATCCATATAGTGCTGACTTGGatccaaaaaaaaatgaagtcaCAGAACAAAAACATGATCTTCAGAGAAGTAAACTAGAGAAAGTAGAAGTTAATGAAAGACCAACCTCTGGGTTGCGCAGCATGTTTCCCGATGAGTCAAAAGAgataaagaatatatatattgaCT CTTCTGGAGGGAAACCTTTTACATTACCGAGATCAGGGTCTTTAAGTGAAAAAGTAGATCTCCCTGAGGAATTCAAGGAAATTTGCAACTTGGGAACAATGAAGCAGAGTCCTGCGACAGGAGTTCGAGTAAAATCGAATGAACAAGCAATTAAAAAATCTTTCATTGCACCGAACATTGTACCTCGGGATGTTCCTGAGGGTAAGATCTCAGCAAAATCTGAAAAAGAGACTATCACCTTTTCAAAGACAAAACCTGGAATGTTACTCAAACCGGCTCATGTACGGAGAGCATCCACTGGCAGATTTGATGTTGATAGATTTTCAGAAGATATGAAGTCTGGAACCTTTTGTGATCCTGCAATTAAATTAGACAGCACAAAAGAACCCAAGTTCCAAACAAATCTAGGACCTCAGAATGAAGTCAAAGAATCGTGTGAAGATAAACATCCTATCAAGAGTGTTACGGACAAGTTTGACAAGATCCTATCTCCGAGTGTATTTTCCGAGCAAAAGAAAT GTAATGAATCCTCACCTCGCAAGGAAGAAAGTAGTCCAGTTAAATACGTCAATGGAG TTGCTGTTGTACGCGGAAGGACCCGGTCATTGGTTGAGAGGTTTGAGAGAAGGGAAAAGATTCAAATTGATGAAGATCAAAGTAATGTATTCCTCCCCACGATAAATGAAACGAGAGAAAAAGTTCACAATGAAGATCAAATTAAAGCATCTCCCGCATCTCCCCCAGTCACTATAGTATGTGAGAGGAGAGAAAGAATTCCCTTAATTGAAGATCAAAAGAATCTGCCCTCCATTCCCAAGACGACAATATTTGGAACTGATAAATCTCCTGACACACTG AAAGTTGAGCCTCAAATTTCTGTAGGGGATTCAAACTCTGCAAACGAGGAGAAAATCATCGAAGGTCTGATGCAAACTCATGATGTAACATTAAGTAATCTTCGCTCACGCTTGACAAAGTTACAG GTGGTGCGGCACTTTTGGGAGCGCAATGATATTAAAGGCGCTACCACTGCTTTGAGAAAGCTGCCAGATCAATCT GTTCAAGCAGATGTTATCAGTGTCCTTGTGGAGAAGATGGAGATTTTCACCATggatttattttcttgcttacTTCCTGTGCTCACAGGCTTGCTGGATAGCAAGATGGAAAG ACATGCCAAGGTGTCACTGGATATGCTGTTAAAGCTTGTAGCAGTTTTTGGTTCAACGATACGTGCTACTGTTTCAGCACCTCCCTCTGTTGGTGTTGATCTACATCAAGAGGAAAG ACGGGAATGCTGCAACCAGTGCTTTATGGAACTGCAAAAGATCCAAATGATCCTTCCAATACTGATACG GAGGGGTGGAATATTAGCCAGGTCTGCCCTAGAGTTAAATCTTGTTATTCAGCAGTCCTAA
- the LOC137832631 gene encoding protein STRUBBELIG-RECEPTOR FAMILY 3-like — MGSTKLELHVGIFVICVVILAGTFCVGDTDMVDVGAINSLYVSLGSPPLQGWKSVGGDPCAELWQGVACVFSNITAIHLGSMNLGGQLGSNLNFPSILELDLGNNHIEGPIPFTLPPTLRSLSLSGNRLNGSIPDALSLLTQLSNLDFSNNNLSGQLPSSTGSLSSLTTLHLQNNQLSGTLYVLQDLPLQDLDIENNLFSGPIPPKLLSIPNFSKNGNPFNTTIIPSPPLAAPAPIGMVPPPQESPWKVGYGPSALTAQVPASTRKSFIAKSIIWIAGAGIFAFIVLGVCLLMLCCIKRRPEKKNAKKLDDVGVFTGPLSKPTCNDSVFGTTNQEEKGKYEVPNRSTNSIPKVQDEEDVYLKVVSATSECNNGHQSMNTGGGSKLSPLQPPPKHSFPTISGENITINPATATKETEKQVMTNSIKVYTVALLQQYTNNFSQENCIGEGTLGPVYRAELPDGKLLAVRKLDATASMGQSHEQFLQLVSSISNIQHANIVRLIGYCVEHSQRLLVYEYCSNGTLHDVLHGDDDQRIKLPWNARIRVALGAARALEYLHENFRPPIVHRNFRSTNVLLNDNLEVCISDCGLGPLLSSGSTGQLSGRLLTAYGYSAPEFESGSYTQQSDVFSFGVVMLELLTGRKSHDKSRPRAEQFLVRWAVPQLHDIDTLSKMVDPCLSGAYSMKSLSRVADIVSSCLQREPEFRPAMSEIVQDLLRMM, encoded by the exons ATGGGCAGCACCAAATTGGAGTTGCATGTTGGGATTTTTGTCATCTGCGTGGTGATTCTCGCAGGGACTTTCTGTGTTGGAGATACTGATATGGTTGATG TTGGTGCAATCAATAGTCTATATGTTTCTCTGGGGTCGCCACCACTTCAAGGGTGGAAATCCGTGGGAGGAGATCCATGTGCAGAACTGTGGCAAGGTGTTGCTTGTGTCTTCTCCAACATAACTGCTAT ACACCTCGGAAGCATGAATTTGGGAGGACAGCTGGGCAGCAATTTGAATTTCCCATCCATTTTAGAATT GGATCTTGGTAACAACCACATTGAAGGGCCTATTCCATTTACTTTGCCCCCTACTTTGAGGAGCTT GTCTCTCTCAGGAAATCGGTTAAACGGAAGCATTCCAGATGCCTTGTCCTTATTAACTCAGTTGTCAAACTT GGACTTTTCAAATAACAACTTGAGTGGTCAGCTGCCTTCTTCAACAGGGAGTTTATCATCTCTTACCACATT GCACTTGCAAAATAATCAACTTTCTGGGACCCTTTATGTGTTGCAAGACCTGCCTCTTCAAGATCT GGATATAGAGAACAATTTATTCTCTGGGCCAATTCCTCCAAAATTATTATCTATCCCTAATTTCAG TAAAAATGGGAATCCGTTTAATACTACTATCATTCCATCACCTCCTCTTGCGGCCCCTGCACCCATAGGCATGGTTCCACCCCCCCAAGAATCACCTTGGAAAGTGGGATATGGTCCTTCTGCCCTGACAGCACAAGTGCCTGCAAGTACTAGGAAGTCTTTTATTGCTAAGAGCATCATCTGGATTGCTGGTGCAGGTATTTTTGCTTTCATTGTATTGGGAGTTTGTCTTCTAATGTTATGTTGCATTAAGAGGAGGCCGGAGAAGAAAAATGCTAAGAAACTTGATGATGTGGGTGTGTTTACGGGACCTTTGAGTAAACCTACATGCAATGATTCTGTTTTTGGAACAACTAACCAAGAGGAAAAGGGTAAATATGAAGTACCAAATAGAAGTACAAATTCGATTCCTAAGGTTCAAGATGAAGAAGACGTATATTTGAAAGTAGTATCTGCAACTTCTGAATGCAATAATGGCCATCAATCAATGAACACTGGAGGGGGTTCCAAACTTTCACCCCTGCAGCCACCACCAAAACACTCTTTTCCAACCATTTCTGGTGAGAACATCACCATCAATCCGGCTACAGCTACCAAAGAAACTGAAAAACAAGTTATGACAAATTCCATCAAAGTTTACACTGTTGCATTGCTTCAACAATATACGAATAACTTTTCCCAAGAAAACTGTATTGGGGAAGGCACACTAGGGCCTGTTTATCGGGCTGAACTCCCTGATGGGAAG CTATTGGCTGTGAGGAAACTGGATGCTACTGCTTCCATGGGGCAGAGTCATGAGCAATTTCTTCAATTGGTGTCCAGCATCTCAAATATTCAACATGCAAATATTGTAAGGCTTATAGGCTACTGTGTTGAACATAGCCAACGACTACTTGTATATGAGTATTGCAGTAATGGAACCCTACATGATGTATTGCATGGGGACGATGATCAACGAATCAAACTTCCATGGAATGCACGCATTCGAGTAGCACTTGGAGCTGCCAGAGCTTTAGA GTATCTGCATGAGAACTTTCGGCCACCTATTGTGCATCGAAATTTTAGGTCTACTAATGTTCTTCTGAATGACAATTTGGAAGTGTGCATCTCTGATTGTGGATTAGGGCCATTGTTATCTTCTGGCTCTACGGGTCAG TTATCAGGACGTCTCCTTACTGCTTATGGTTACAGTGCTCCAGAATTTGAGTCTGGAAGTTATACGCAGCAAAGTGATGTCTTCAGTTTTGGTGTTGTAATGTTAGAACTCCTTACTGGACGAAAATCTCATGACAA GTCACGGCCTCGTGCGGAGCAATTTTTGGTCAGATGGGCTGTTCCTCAACTCCATGACATTGATACCTTGTCAAAAATGGTTGATCCCTGCTTAAGCGGAGCCTATTCTATGAAGTCTTTGTCACGTGTTGCAGATATTGTTTCTTCATGTCTACAG CGTGAACCTGAATTCCGACCTGCAATGTcggaaattgttcaagatctCCTGCGAATGATGTGA
- the LOC137832634 gene encoding uncharacterized protein isoform X4, with product MEPMIGTLLPPSSDPEQVCKAKYEDLQQRYSGNKAWYEELRKTRVAELKRSLELSEDSIGSLESKLESLKGGKNEKRDGCDVDNGSGRPKLHVASHKLERVESSTKETSKDGLSAGSFTHETGANVPVQDLDTDKPEVLHSTKQLKVLNVDKLAYTIYEGEGGSFKKRRGKRKRKDCGKNNTKEASISESVLLDSVDVMSWCKESSTSNYSEVAKSCGVNHQNRNLKKGRVEDMMKILDSIFETKCASAFRRRLDSQKRGRYKKMIRQHMDFDTIRSRISNQKIKSSVELFRDLLLLTNNALVFYSKTTREYKSALLLRDTVTKKVKENLKGTSNKATTQVTNVPIKLPMHNPHVKPRSIRSGSRKIVAKAGGGNNLVSGVSHGTKKPSKVDSPSSVESLSVKKKGFGRPKKVGRGTATQKPAIPMKGKKKVKSK from the exons ATGGAACCGATGATTGGAACATTGTTGCCACCGAGCTCCGACCCCGAACAG GTATGTAAAGCCAAATATGAAGATCTGCAACAACGATATTCTGGAAACAA GGCTTGGTATGAGGAGCTGAGGAAGACCAGAGTAGCAGAGTTGAAGAGATCTCTAGAGCTATCTGAAGATTCAATTGG GTCTCTTGAATCTAAGCTTGAAAGCCTCAAGGGTGGTAAGAATGAGAAAAGAGATGGTTGTGATGTTGATAATGGATCAGGTCGTCCAAAGTTGCATGTAGCTTCACATAAATTAGAAAGAGTTGAATCTTCCACCAAAGAGACTTCAAAGGATGGACTATCTGCTGGGAGTTTCACACATGAAACTGGGGCAAATGTGCCTGTTCAAGATTTGGATACTGATAAGCCTGAGGTTTTACACTCCACAAAGCAGCTTAAAGTTTTGAATGTAGATAAGTTAGCATATACTATATACGAAGGAGAAGGGGGGAGTTTTAAGAAACGAAGAGGGAAGAGGAAAAGGAAGGATTGTGGCAAAAATAACACCAAGGAAGCAAGTATATCAGAAAGTGTTTTGTTAGATTCAGTTGATGTTATGTCATGGTGTAAAGAGAGTTCCACCAGTAACTACAGTGAAGTTGCCAAATCATGTGGTGTAAATCATCAAAATAGGAACTTGAAAAAGGGTAGGGTGGAAGACATGATGAAGATTTTGGATTCTATTTTTGAAACTAAATGTGCTTCTGCCTTTCGTCGTAGACTTGATAGTCAG AAGAGAGGGAGGTACAAGAAAATGATCAGACAACACATGGACTTTGACACCATAAGGTCAAGAATTAGCAaccaaaaaattaaatcaagtGTAGAACTTTTTCGAGACTTGCTCCTACTCACTAACAATGCTTTAGTATTCTACTCCAAGACCACTCGTGAGTACAAATCTGCTCTTCTACTAAGAGACACTGTGACCAAAAAAGTAAAGGAAAATTTGAAGGGCACGAGTAACAAAGCCACCACTCAAGTTACTAATGTGCCAATTAAATTACCTATGCATAATCCTCATGTGAAACCAAGAAGTATAAGATCTGGCAGTAGAAAAATAGTTGCAAAAGCAGGTGGTGGAAATAACTTAGTATCTGGAGTTTCACATGGTACAAAGAAACCTAGTAAAGTTGATTCTCCATCCTCAGTGGAATCCTTAAGCGTGAAGAAGAAAGGTTTTGGTCGACCAAAAAAGGTTGGACGAGGCACTGCAACTCAAAAGCCTGCAATACCAATGAAGGGAAAGAAAAAAGTTAAGAGCAAGTAA
- the LOC137832634 gene encoding uncharacterized protein isoform X2, whose translation MGAETMKRWSTWEELLLGGAILRHGTDDWNIVATELRPRTGFPYTITPQVCKAKYEDLQQRYSGNKAWYEELRKTRVAELKRSLELSEDSIGSLESKLESLKGGKNEKRDGCDVDNGSGRPKLHVASHKLERVESSTKETSKDGLSAGSFTHETGANVPVQDLDTDKPEVLHSTKQLKVLNVDKLAYTIYEGEGGSFKKRRGKRKRKDCGKNNTKEASISESVLLDSVDVMSWCKESSTSNYSEVAKSCGVNHQNRNLKKGRVEDMMKILDSIFETKCASAFRRRLDSQKRGRYKKMIRQHMDFDTIRSRISNQKIKSSVELFRDLLLLTNNALVFYSKTTREYKSALLLRDTVTKKVKENLKGTSNKATTQVTNVPIKLPMHNPHVKPRSIRSGSRKIVAKAGGGNNLVSGVSHGTKKPSKVDSPSSVESLSVKKKGFGRPKKVGRGTATQKPAIPMKGKKKVKSK comes from the exons ATGGGAGCAGAGACGATGAAGAGGTGGAGCACCTGGGAGGAGCTCCTCCTTGGTGGGGCCATTCTCCGTCATGGAACCGATGATTGGAACATTGTTGCCACCGAGCTCCGACCCCGAACAGGTTTTCCTTACACCATTACTCCTCAG GTATGTAAAGCCAAATATGAAGATCTGCAACAACGATATTCTGGAAACAA GGCTTGGTATGAGGAGCTGAGGAAGACCAGAGTAGCAGAGTTGAAGAGATCTCTAGAGCTATCTGAAGATTCAATTGG GTCTCTTGAATCTAAGCTTGAAAGCCTCAAGGGTGGTAAGAATGAGAAAAGAGATGGTTGTGATGTTGATAATGGATCAGGTCGTCCAAAGTTGCATGTAGCTTCACATAAATTAGAAAGAGTTGAATCTTCCACCAAAGAGACTTCAAAGGATGGACTATCTGCTGGGAGTTTCACACATGAAACTGGGGCAAATGTGCCTGTTCAAGATTTGGATACTGATAAGCCTGAGGTTTTACACTCCACAAAGCAGCTTAAAGTTTTGAATGTAGATAAGTTAGCATATACTATATACGAAGGAGAAGGGGGGAGTTTTAAGAAACGAAGAGGGAAGAGGAAAAGGAAGGATTGTGGCAAAAATAACACCAAGGAAGCAAGTATATCAGAAAGTGTTTTGTTAGATTCAGTTGATGTTATGTCATGGTGTAAAGAGAGTTCCACCAGTAACTACAGTGAAGTTGCCAAATCATGTGGTGTAAATCATCAAAATAGGAACTTGAAAAAGGGTAGGGTGGAAGACATGATGAAGATTTTGGATTCTATTTTTGAAACTAAATGTGCTTCTGCCTTTCGTCGTAGACTTGATAGTCAG AAGAGAGGGAGGTACAAGAAAATGATCAGACAACACATGGACTTTGACACCATAAGGTCAAGAATTAGCAaccaaaaaattaaatcaagtGTAGAACTTTTTCGAGACTTGCTCCTACTCACTAACAATGCTTTAGTATTCTACTCCAAGACCACTCGTGAGTACAAATCTGCTCTTCTACTAAGAGACACTGTGACCAAAAAAGTAAAGGAAAATTTGAAGGGCACGAGTAACAAAGCCACCACTCAAGTTACTAATGTGCCAATTAAATTACCTATGCATAATCCTCATGTGAAACCAAGAAGTATAAGATCTGGCAGTAGAAAAATAGTTGCAAAAGCAGGTGGTGGAAATAACTTAGTATCTGGAGTTTCACATGGTACAAAGAAACCTAGTAAAGTTGATTCTCCATCCTCAGTGGAATCCTTAAGCGTGAAGAAGAAAGGTTTTGGTCGACCAAAAAAGGTTGGACGAGGCACTGCAACTCAAAAGCCTGCAATACCAATGAAGGGAAAGAAAAAAGTTAAGAGCAAGTAA